A window of Citrus sinensis cultivar Valencia sweet orange chromosome 7, DVS_A1.0, whole genome shotgun sequence contains these coding sequences:
- the LOC102612499 gene encoding uncharacterized protein LOC102612499 — protein MSSPYPILDNRPIDQWKVTELKEELKRRKLKSSGKKDDLIRLLDQAIRIERENAEKEARKVAEMEAAKDAFHGANITSQPIVEVKDAEVSVGSETAKDVLDVDAKRNEKVENVVVQLDINSFAPGFGPGEHQERDIRGDNNENVAALGQEKFQEGDMTGSINPARADDELGFQATTVETSTKLTENVLTEVALSGHTTVTESVVTEVAMSGQELQNSGTHRENVNTNIQLENEDSKPQLENEGLKTPHREDVLDATAPENQVSEVSAILGSQVKSDSISTDSISINEKIELKDNIIADNVKLELDVNKSGMVEPSSGNVTAVGGESHPMDVEDPLEEKASVDEKDDNIATIAVMGKKIDSVDMGYSEKLNLDRSSGDDSMEDDVLESKQIDSKDSSDEVRNRTEKNDVPVVKEESPVDVVGDGLSADIKHADVDDKSCPVIPAEKRKINDQEAVGNNEPSKRQRRWNSESLKLPEQQSTTPSSTPRDTLQPSMKRNFSRSDSAVSDDTPKERIVPPSPKSPTNSLRIDHFVRPFTLRAVQELLGKTGTFTSFWMDHIKTHCYVTYSSVEEAIETRNALYNIQWPPNNGGRPLVAEFVDPQEVKMRTEAPPPSPAAPVSTGSAAPAPAAAPTSQPQPSPRQPAARQQLPPPPTLPPPPPISNQAPARERFTLPPPPPLPEKLDPPIVTLDDLFRKTKATPRIYYLPLSEEQVAAKLEARSKSSKQ, from the exons ATGTCATCTCCGTATCCGATTCTTGATAATCGACCAATTGATCAGTGGAAGGTTACAGAACTAAAAGAAGAGCTAAAAAGGCGGAAGTTGAAATCCAGTGGTAAGAAGGATGATCTGATAAGACTTTTGGATCAAGCCATTCGCATTGAAAGGGAAAATGCAGAGAAGGAAGCCAGGAAGGTTGCCGAGATGGAGGCAGCAAAGGATGCATTTCATGGTGCTAATATCACTAGCCAACCAATAGTTGAGGTGAAAGATGCAGAGGTGTCAGTTGGTTCTGAAACAGCTAAAGATGTTCTGGATGTTGATgctaaaagaaatgaaaaggtGGAAAATGTTGTGGTTCAGCTTGACATCAACAGTTTTGCACCTGGATTTGGTCCCGGAGAACATCAAGAAAGGGACATACGAGGTGATAACAATGAAAATGTTGCCGCATTGGGTCAGGAGAAATTTCAAGAAGGGGACATGACAGGTAGCATTAATCCTGCTAGAGCAGATGATGAGTTGGGTTTCCAAGCAACTACTGTGGAGACCAGCACCAAACTTACTGAGAATGTGCTCACAGAAGTTGCATTGAGTGGGCATACCACAGTTACTGAGAGTGTGGTAACAGAAGTAGCTATGAGTGGGCAAGAGTTGCAGAACTCTGGCACGCATAGGGAAAATGTGAATACAAATATTCAGCTGGAGAATGAGGATTCAAAGCCCCAGCTGGAGAATGAGGGTTTAAAGACTCCGCACAGAGAGGACGTGCTGGACGCTACTGCTCCAGAAAATCAGGTATCTGAGGTCAGCGCTATTTTAGGGTCTCAAGTAAAATCTGATTCTATTTCTACTGATTCTATCTCAATTAATGAAAAGATTGAACTAAAGGATAATATAATTGCTGATAATGTCAAATTAGAACTAGATGTAAATAAATCGGGGATGGTGGAACCATCATCTGGCAATGTTACCGCAGTTGGTGGTGAATCACATCCGATGGATGTTGAAGATCCACTTGAGGAGAAGGCATCTGTTGATGAGAAAGATGACAACATTGCTACAATTGCAGTCATGGGCAAGAAAATTGATAGTGTAGATATGGGGTATTCTGAAAAGTTAAATTTAGACAGAAGTTCTGGTGATGACTCAATGGAGGATGATGTCCTGGAGAGTAAACAGATTGATTCCAAGGATAGTTCTGATGAAGTGAGAAATAGGACTGAGAAAAATGATGTTCCTGTTGTGAAGGAGGAAAGTCCTGTTGATGTTGTGGGAGATGGTTTATCTGCAGATATTAAACATGCCGATGTTGACGATAAAAGTTGTCCAGTTATACCTgctgagaaaagaaaaatcaatg ATCAAGAGGCTGTGGGAAACAATGAGCCTTCAAAGAGGCAACGGAGATGGAACTCTGAAAGCCTCAAACTACCTGAGCAGCAAAGCACTACACCCAGCTCTACACCAAGGGACACATTACAACCATCTATGAAACGCAACTTTTCTAGATCTGATTCTGCAGTCAGTGATGATACACCAAAAGAACGTATCG TTCCTCCATCACCAAAGTCTCCAACAAACTCCCTCAGGATTGATCACTTTGTGCGTCCGTTTACACTGAGAGCTGTGCAAGAGCTTCTAGGCAAAACTGGAACTTTTACAAGTTTCTGGATGGACCATATCAAAACCCATTGCTATGTTACT TATTCATCTGTTGAAGAAGCAATAGAGACTCGCAATGCTTTGTACAATATTCAATGGCCACCGAATAACGGTGGACGCCCCCTAGTTGCTGAGTTTGTCGATCCTCAGGAAGTAAAAATGCGTACGGAGGCTCCTCCTCCGTCACCTGCTGCACCTGTTAGTACGGGTTCAGCTGCTCCTGCTCCTGCTGCAGCACCCACCTCGCAGCCTCAGCCTTCACCACGCCAACCTGCAGCAAGACAGCAGCTTCCACCCCCTCCAACTCTGCCACCTCCACCTCCCATATCGAACCAAGCCCCAGCGAGAGAGCGGTTCACTCTTCCACCCCCTCCCCCGCTGCCTGAGAAACTTGACCCACCAATTGTGACTCTGGATGATCTATTTCGGAAAACTAAGGCAACGCCGAGGATCTATTACCTGCCTTTGTCAGAAGAACAAGTTGCCGCAAAACTTGAAGCTCGGAGTAAAAGTTCCAAGCAGTAG
- the LOC102612199 gene encoding uncharacterized protein LOC102612199: MGHNKPRRFKNHHSHRGQSSRCHQPDREDESLPPDQAPEDDPQVPKVQLAMWDFGQCDAKRCTGRKLARFNLLKELRVSSGFGGIVLSPVGTHCVSKEDYSLIKRKGLAVVDCSWARLGDVPFVKLRCSAPRLLPWLVAANPVNYGRPCELSCVEALSAALIICGEEETANLLLGKFKWGHAFLSLNRELLKAYSKCENSADIISVQNDWLSQQSRVPKVPSDVEGVDSNEDEASSDASDDVLPPLEKNMNHMNLLESDGEESE; this comes from the exons atgggTCACAACAAGCCCAGGCGGTTCAAAAACCATCACTCTCATCGCGGTCAGTCCAGCAGATGCCATCAACCTGATAG GGAAGACGAATCTCTTCCACCTGATCAAG CTCCTGAAGATGATCCACAAGTTCCCAAAGTTCAGCTCGCCATGTGG GATTTTGGACAATGTGATGCAAAGCGATGTACGGGCCGCAAACTTGCAAGATTTAACCTATTGAAAGA GTTACGGGTGAGTAGTGGGTTTGGGGGAATTGTATTGAG CCCTGTTGGCACTCACTGTGTTtcaaaagaagattacagcttgATAAAGAGAAAAGGGCTAGCTGTTGTGGATTGCTCTTGGGCGCGCTTGGGGGATGTGCCATTCGTGAAGCTGCGCTGTTCTGCTCCTCGCCTGT TACCGTGGCTGGTAGCAGCAAATCCAGTAAATTATGGCAGACCTTGTGAACTCTCTTGTGTGGAGGCACTATCTGCTGCTTTGATTATATG TGGGGAAGAGGAAACTGCAAACTTGTTACTAGGCAAGTTCAAGTGGGGTCATGCGTTCCTTTCCCTCAACAG GGAACTGCTCAAGGCGTACTCCAAATGTGAAAATAGTGCTGATATAATTTCAGTTCAAAATGATTGGCTTTCCCAACAAAGTCGAGTTCCAAAGGTTCCTTCAGATGTAGAAG GAGTTGACAGCAATGAAGATGAAGCCTCTTCTGATGCCTCCGATGATGTGCTTCCCCcacttgaaaaaaatatgaatcaCATGAACTTACTTGAAAGTGACGGAGAAGAAAGTGAGTAG